CAAGCAGTCCGGTGTGGTGCTCAAGTACATCGCGGCGGCGCGCGAGCGCGGGCTCGGCGTCATCTTCATCACCCACAACCCGCACCACGCCTATATGGTCGGCGACCACTTCGCGGTGCTCCGGCTCGGCGCCCTGGAGCTGAACGCGGCGCGCGAGGACGTCAGCCTCGAAGAGCTCACCAACCATATGGCCGGCGGTACCGAACTGGCCGCGCTCAAGCATGAGCTGGCCCAGGTCCGCGGGGTCGATGTGGACGAGCTGCCGGAGGAGGTGACCGCTCCTTCCTCCTGACGGACACCACCTGACGGACGCCATCCTTCCGACGTCTTCCCTCCCTTTTCCCTGACAAGACGTCCGAATGTCCTGACGAAGCCTTGACGGCCGCCCGCCCGGCCGGTGAAGCTGCCCAAAACAGTACGACGCGGGCACCCCAGCACACCGAGGAGACCCTCTGCCATGACTGCCGACGCCTCCCCCGTACCCGCCCTGGACCGCATCCGGGTCGGCTCGGCCCCCGACTCCTGGGGGGTGTGGTTCCCCGACGACGATCAGCAGGTCCCCTGGCAGCGCTTCCTCGACGAGGTCACCGAGGCCGGTTACGAGTGGATCGAGCTGGGTCCGTACGGCTATCTGCCCACGGACCCGGCCCGGCTCACCGAGGAGACCGGCCGGCGCGGTCTCACGGTCTCCGCGGGCACCGTCTTCACCTCGCTGCACCGCGGCCCCGAGGTCTGGGACGCCACCTGGGAGCATGTCTCCCAGGTCGCCGAGCTGACCCGGGCGATGAACGCCAAGCACCTCGTGGTCATCCCCTCCTTCTGGCGGGACGACAAGACCGCCGAGCTGATCGAACCCCCGAAGCTCACCGCCGAGCAGTGGCGCCATCTGTCCACCGGGATGGAGCGGCTCGGCCGTGAGGTGCGGGAGCGCTTCGGACTCGACATCGTCGTCCACCCGCATGCCGACACCCATATCGACACCGAGGAGAACGTGGCCCGCTTCCTGGACGCCACCGACGCAGACCTGGTCAACCTCTGCCTGGATACGGGCCACTACGCCTACTGCGGCGGCGACAGCGTCAAGCTGATCGAGACCTACGGCGAGCGCATCGGCTATCTCCACCTCAAGCAGGTCGACCCGGAGATCCTCGCCGATGTGGTGAAGAACGGGGTGCCGTTCGGCCCCGCCGTCCAGCGTGGTGTGATGTGCGAACCGCCGAACGGCATTCCGGAGCTGGGTCCGGTCCTGACCGCGGCCCAGAACCTGGATGTGGATCTGTTCGCCATCGTCGAGCAGGACATGTACCCCTGCCCGCCCGGCCAGCCCTTCCCCATCGCCGAGCGCACCCGGCGCTTCCTGCGCTCCTGCGGCGCCTGACCCCTCCCTTTCCGCCCCCACGGGCCTTCGCCCACTCGGGCCTTCGCCCCACGGGCCTTGGCTCCACGGGCCTTCGCCCCCACGGGCCTTCGAACCGTCCAGAGAGCAGAGAGAGAAGAGAGAGCAGTTTATGACCCAGCAGGGAACGCTCGGGGTCGCCGTCATCGGGACCGGCAAGATGGGCGCCGACCATGTCCGCCGCATCAACGACGTGATCAGCGGCGCCCGGGTGGCCGCCGTGGTCGACATCGACGAGGCGCGGGCCAAGGCGGTCGCCGACACCGCCGACGGCTGTCAGGCGTTCACCGACCCGGCCGCCGCGATGGCCGCGCCCGGCGTGGACGCGGTGCTGATCGCCTCGCCGGGGCCCGCGCACGAGGCCGCGCTGCTCAGCGCTTTCGAGCGCGATCTGCCGGTGCTGTGCGAGAAGCCGCTCACCCCGGACTCCGCGTCCGCGCTGCGGGTGCTGGAGGCCGAGCAGCGGCTGGGCCACCGCCGGGTGCAGGTGGGCTTCATGCGCCGCTACGACACCGAGTTCATGAAGCTCAAGGCGCTGCTGGCCGGGGGTGAGCTGGGCCGCCCGCTGCTGCTGCACTGCCGCCACCGCAATGCCTCGGTGCACTCGTACTTCACCAACGAGATGATGATCACCGACTCGGTGGTGCATGAGATGGACCAGTCGCGCTGGCTGCTGGAGCAGGAGATCGCCGCGGTCACCGTGCTCAAGCCGACCCCCAGCTCACTGTCGCCCGAACCGCTCAGCGACCCCCAGCTGGTGGTCTTCGAGACCACCGGCGGGGCGATCGTCAATGTGGAGATCTTCGCCACCTGCGGCTTCGGCTACCAGGTGCAGGCGGAGGCGGTCTGCGAGCGGGGCACCGCCCGCGTCGGCGATGCCCACGGGATGCTGGTCAACCGGCCCGGCACCTGGGGCGGGGAGATCGCCCCCGACTTCGTGGCCCGCTTCGAGGAGGCGTACGACCGCGAGGTGCAGAGCTGGGTCAACGCCACCCGGCGCGGCGAGGTCGAGGGCCCCAGCACCTGGGACGGCTATGCCGCGACCGCCGTCAGCGAGGCGGGGGTCCGGGCCCAGGCCACGGGGCAGCGCACGGCGGTCGAGATGATCGAGCGCCCCGCCCTCTACAGCTGACGCCCCGTCTCCAGCTGACGCCTTGTCTCCAGCTGACGCCCAGCGGGCCGGCCGTGACCTCACGGCCGGCCCGCTGTGGTCATGGCGTCCGGGTCTCGTCCGGTGCGTCACCCGTGCGTCACAGCGGTCACATCTCCACACGCCTCCGTCACAGCTGTTCAACAGCCCCGGGCCCCCTTCACTCAGCGTCGTTGACCGGGCACAGGCTGATGGAATGTGAGCAGGCGCGCCGTGGCTCCCCCGACGGCCCCACCGGGCCGTGACCGCGACGCCCTGCGGAAGGGCATAAGAGATGACCGACCGGAGGCTGTGGTCGTACAAGGAGATCGCCGCGCATATCGGTGTGCAGACCGACACCGTACGGTCCTATCGCAAGCACGGTCTGCTGCCGCCCCCCGATCATGTGGAGGGCGGCAAACCGTATTGGTACGCGGATACGATCCGCTCCTGGGTGGTCCGCAGACCCGGCAACCGCCGCGCCCGGCGTGACGGCAAGGACTAGCGGTGCCGCCACGTCCGCCTGAGCCGTCAGCGGCCCGTACTCACCCGGTCCCGGTCCCGCGCCTTCTCCCCCTCTCCCCGAACCCCGTCCTCGTCGTGCACCTTGTCCTCACCGTGAGCCCCGTCCTCGCCGTGCGCCTTGTCCTCACCGTGAGGCCCGCCCTTGCCGTGAGGCCCACCCTTGCCGCCGCACCGGCGACCATCGGCCTCGCCGCCGGTGGCGGCATCCGTGGACTCCCCCTCGCTCAGCCCGAACCGGGTGTGCAGCCGCCGCAGCGGGCCCGGGGCCCACCAGGTGGCCCGGCCGGTCAGCTTCATCACCGCCGGCACCAGCAGCCCGCGCACCACCATCGCGTCCATCAGCACGGCCAGGGCGATGCCCAGCCCCAGCATCTTGGTGTTGGTGACCCGCGAGGTGCCGATGCCCACCATCACCACGGCGAGGATCAGCGCCGCCGCCGTGATCAGTCCGCCGGTGCGCCGCAGTCCGAACTCCACCGCCGCCTGATGGTCCCCGGTGCGGTCGTACTCCTCCTTGATCCGGGAGAGCAGGAAGACCCCGTAGTCCATGGAGAGCCCGAAGGCGACGCAGAACATCAGGACGGGCAGGGTGGTCTCGATATCGCCGGAGGTGGTGAAGGCGAGCGGGCCGGACAGATGCCCGTCCTGGAAGACCCACACCACCGCGCCGAACATCGCGGTCAGACTGAGCGCGTTGAGCAGCACGGCCTGAATCGGTATCAGCACGCTTCCGGTGAGCAGGAAGACCAGCAGCAGGGTGACGGCGACGATGATGGCCGCGGCCCAGGGCAGCCGGTCGGCTATGGAGTCCTTGGTGTCCACCAGGACGGCGGCGGTGCCGGTCGCCGAGGTGGTGAACGACGGCTCCTGGGCGCGGATCGTCCGCACCAGGTCCTGGCTGGCGGTGTCCACGGCCTCCCCCTTGGGCTGCACGGTGATCTCCGCCGAGCCATCCGACAGCCGCGCCGCCTCCGCCGGCCCCGGCTCGGCCACCCGCCGCCCGTCGGCGAACCGGCCCGCCGGGCTGTCCACCCGCAGCACCTGGGGGAGGGCGGAGACCTTGGCGCTGTAGTCGGCGAGGGCCTTGGTGCCGATGGAGCCGCCCTCCGCGAGGACCTCCACCGCGCCCCCGGGACCGCCGGGGAACCCCTCCCGGATGTGCTGCTGCACCACATGGGACTCGGCGCTCGACGGCAGCTGACGGTCGTCCGCGGTGCCGAACTCCACCCTCAGGAACGGCAGTCCCAGCGCGACCAGACCGGCGACGGTGGCCAGCGCGAACACCGGGGCGCGCCGCATCACCAGCCGGGCGAGCCGCGCCCACCCCGCCCCGGGCTCACCGCCCCGGGCCGGGCGGCCGCGGCGCAGCAGCCGGGTGAGATCCAGTGCGTTGACCCGGTCGCCCAGGAGGATGAGCGCCGCGGGCAGGACCACCAGGGCGGCGGTGGCGGCGATCAGCACCACCGCGATCCCGGCATAGGCGAAGGAGCGCAGGAAGTACTGCGGGAAGACCAGCATGGCGGCGAGCGACGCGGCGACGGTCAGCGCCGAGAAGAGGACGGTGCGCCCGGCGGTGCGCAGCGTGGCCGCGACGGCGGGCAGCTTCTCCGCGCCCCGGCCCAGCTCCTCGCGGAAGCGACGGACGATGAACAGGGCATAGTCGATGGCGAGTCCGAGGCCGAGCGCGGTGGTCAGGTTCTGCGCGAAGACCGAGACATCGGTGAACTCGGTGAGCCCGCGCAGCACCGCGTCGGTGCCGAGGATCGCGATGATGCCGACTCCGAGCGGCAGCAGGGCGGCCACGGCGCTGCCGAAGACCATCACGAGCAGCACCAGGGTGATGGGCAGGGCGATCATCTCGGCCCGCAGCAGATCCTCCTGGATGGTGGACTGGAGCTCATGGCGGACCGCGACCATCCCGCCGACCCGCACCTCGACCGGGCCGTGGGCACCCCGGTAGTGGGGCGCTATGCGCTCCAGCGCCTTGCCCGCGGCCGACTCATCGCCCAGGATCCGCGCGGCGATGATCGCCTCGCCCCGGTCACGGGCCCGCAGCGAGGGCGCGCCGGTGGTCCAGTACGAGGTGACCCCGGTGACCGCCTTCTCGCCCGAGAGCTTCTTGGCCAGTGCCCGGGCCTCGGCGGCGACGGCCGGATCGTCCACGGCCTTCTTACCGCTGTCGACGAGCAGGATCAGATTGGGTTGCGAGGCGGGGAAGCGCTTCTCGAGCGCCTTGGTGGCATACGCGGACTCGGACGCGGGGTCCTCCCAGCCGCCGCTTCCCATCCGGTCGGCGACCCCACTCCCGGCTACGACGGCCAGCGCGGTGAAGATCAAAGCGATCAGCAGAGACAGCCGAGGACGCGCCGTGACCAGGCGGGTCCACCCTCCGATCCGGTCCTCGGGTGGGCGGTTGACATCGGTCATGGCGCGGTGTCCCCTTCACCTGTGCCCCATGCCGCCACCACATGTCCGTAGGCAGCACGGGTCGCTGATTACCATGGACGGTAAACACGAGCGACCGCTCGCGTTTCTCAAGAATGCGAGCGGGCGCTCGTGTTTGTCAATCGAACACGGAGAGCCGGGGAAAACAGGTGAGCGAGAGCAAGGCGGACCAGTCCGACGAGACGGCGAAGCCGCGCCGCAGACAGGCGCGCGGCGAGCGCCGGATCCAGCAGCTGCTCGACGCCGCCGCCAGCGTCTTCTGCCGCACCGGCTACACCTCGGCGAGCACCAACGCCATCGCCCGCGAGGCCGGGGTCTCCCCCGGCACGCTGTACCAGTTCTTCCCGAACAAGGAGGCCATCGCCGTCGAGCTCGGCGAGCGCCTCAACCGCCGGATGCTGGAAACCCACGGGGTGGCCTTCACCCTCGAGAACGCCGCGCTGCCACTGCGCGAACTGCTCGACGCGGTCCTCGATCCGATGATCGAGTTCAACTGCGCGAACCCCGCCTTCCTGACCCTGCTCCAGTCCTCCGACGCCCCGGGCCACTTCCTCGAGGAGCACGCCACCCTGCACGACTCGATCCAGGACCGCATCAGCGAACTGATCGGCGCCCGCAGCCCCGACCTCTCCCCCGAGCGCCGCACCCAGACCGCGAACATGGCGTTCGCCCTGTTCAAGGCCGGGCTGGGACTGATCCTCGGCCATGAGGGCGCGGAACGGGACGCGTACGTAGCGGAGTTGAAATCCGCCCTGTACGGCTATCTCGCCCCGGCGCTGGGCACCGAGGGAGTCCCCGCCCAGCCCTGACCCCGGACCACACCTCGTCGCACGTCCCTCCCCCGCTCCGGCCCGCGGAGGGGTGCGCGCGGGCGCACCGCACCCGTCAGCGACCGGCGCACCACCGGCTTCCATCCATACCCCCTAGGGGTATAGAGTGGGGATTGCCAGGAGACGCTGAGGCATTCCGGTGCCTCCTGCGCACCGACCGTCACGCTCACCCCACACAGGAGAACCCCATGAGCTCCGAGGCAGTCACCACCGTCTACAAGGTGACGGGTATGACCTGCGGCCACTGCGAAGGCGCCGTCACGGAGGAGGTCGGCGCCCTCGACGGCGTCACCTCCGTCAAGGCCGTGGCCTCCACCGGCCAGGTCACCGTGGTCTCGGCCGCCCCGCTGGACGACGAGACCGTCCGCGCCGCCGTGGACGAGGCGGGCTACGAGCTCGCCGGCCGGGCCTGAGCGAGCCCCTACCAAACCCCCGCCGGACCGTGCCGCCCTGCTCATACAGTCGCCGCACGGCCCGGCCCTCCTCCCAGGAGACCAGACATGACCAGCACGGCACCCCCCGCCGGGTCCGCCGCCGACACCACGGCGACGGCCGACGGGCCCTCGCAGGTCGAGCTCGCCATCGGCGGAATGACCTGTGCGTCCTGCGCCGCCCGTGTCGAGAAGAAGCTCAACCGCCTCGACGGCGTCACCGCCACGGTGAACTTCGCCACCGAGAAGGCCAAGGTGTCCTACGGCGCGGGGATCGAGGTCGCCGACCTGATCGCCACCGTCGTCAAAACCGGGTACACCGCCGAGGAACCGCGCCCCGCCGTGCCCGAGCCCCGCACCCCCGAGGGCGCCGCCGCACCGGAGGCCGACCCGCGCGGCGAGGCCGCGCCGGACTCCCTGCGCCACCGCATGCTCGTCTCCCTCGCGCTGTCCCTGCCCGTCGTGGTGCTGGCGATGGTGCCGTCCCTCCAGTTCGACAACTGGCAGTGGCTCTCGCTCACCCTCGCCGCGCCGGTCGTCGTCTGGGGCGGCGCGCCCTTCCACAAGGCCGCCTGGACGAACGCCCGGCACGGCGCGGCCACCATGGACACCCTCGTCTCCATCGGCACCCTGGCGGCCCTCGGCTGGTCCGCATGGGCGCTGTTCTTCGGCCACGCGGGCATGCCCGGTATGCGGCACGGCTTCGACCTCACCGTCTCCCGCACCGACGGATCGTCCTCGATCTACCTGGAGGCGGCGGCCGGAGTGACCGCGCTGATCCTCCTCGGCCGCTACCTGGAGGCGAAGTCCAAGCGGCGGGCGGGCGCGGCGCTGCGCGCGCTGCTTGAGCTCGGCGCCAAGGACGTGGCCGTGCTGCGCGGAGGCAAGGAGGTACGGATCCCCGTCGGCGAGCTGGCCGTCGGCGACCGCTTCGTGGCGCGCCCCGGCGAGAAGATCGCCACCGACGGCACGGTGGTCGAGGGCTCCTCCGCCGTGGACGCCTCGATGCTGACCGGCGAGTCGGTGCCCGTGGACGTGGGGGTCGGCGACGCGGTGGCGGGCGCGACCGTCAACGCGTCGGGCCGGATCGTGGTCGAGGCCACCCGGGTCGGTGCGGACACCCAGCTGTCCCGTATGGCCAAGCTGGTCGAGGACGCGCAGAACGGCAAGGCCGAGGTGCAGCGGCTCGCCGACCGGGTCTCGGGGATCTTCGTACCGATCGTGTTGCTGATCGCCGTCGGCACCCTACTGGGCTGGCTGCTCACCACGGGCGACGCGGCCGCCGCCTTCACCGCGGCCGTCGCCGTCCTGATCATCGCCTGCCCCTGCGCCCTGGGCCTGGCCACCCCGACCGCGCTCATGGTCGGCACCGGCCGCGGCGCCCAGCTGGGCATCCTGATCAAGGGGCCCGAGGTGCTGGAGTCCACCCGCCGGGTGGACACCGTCGTCCTGGACAAGACCGGCACGGTGACGGCCGGGCAGATGCGGCTGCGTGGTGCCGTCACGGCGCCCGGAGTGGACGAGCGGGAGCTGCTGCGGCTCGCGGGCGCCCTGGAGCACGCCTCGGAGCACCCGATCGCGCGGGCCATCGCGGACGGCGCGGCCGAGCGGATCGGCGACCTCCCGGCGCCCGCCGACTTCCGCTCCGAGCCCGGCCTCGGCGTCCAGGGCACGGTGGACGGCCACGCGGTGCTGGTCGGCCGCGAGAAGCTGCTCGGCGCCTGGGCCATCGAGCTGCCCGAGGACCTGGCGGCCGCCAAGGCCGCGGCCGAGTCGGAAGGCCAGACGGCGGTCGCGGTGGCCTGGGACGGCGCGGCGCGCGGCGTCCTCCTGGTGGCCGACGCCGTCAAGGAGACCAGCGCCGAGGCGGTCGCCCAGCTGCGGGCGCTCGGCCTCACCCCGATCCTGCTGACCGGCGACAACCGGCTGGTCGCCGAGGCGGTGGCCCGCGAGGTCGGCATCGACGACGTCATCGCCGAGGTGCTGCCGCAGGACAAGGTGGACGTGGTGAAGCGGCTGCGGGACGAGGGCCGTACGGTCGCCATGGTGGGCGACGGGGTCAACGACGCGGCCGCCCTGGCCACCGCCGACCTCGGGCTCGCGATGGGCACGGGCACGGACGCGGCCATTGAATCCGGGGATCTGACCTTGGTCCGGGGCGATCTGCGGGTGGCGGCGGACGCGATCCGGCTGGCGCGCAGGACCCTCGGCACCATCAAGGGCAATCTCTTCTGGGCCTTCGGCTACAACGTCGCCGCGCTGCCGCTCGCGGCGGCCGGACTGCTGAACCCGATGATCGCGGGAGCGGCGATGGCGTTCTCGTCCGTGTTCGTGGTGACGAACAGCCTGCGACTGCGGACCTTCACAGCATCTCCATAGATTCACCAAGTCCCCATAAGCCGCACAACACCCATACGACAGAGCCTCGATCTTCAAATCGAGGCTCTTGCCCTTTTATGGCCCTTATGGCAAGAGACGCAGATCACACACAACCCAACGTAACCATCGAGGGGGGTCGCGAGTCTAATGGGACGGTGGGGATACGTCTTGGGGGACGGATCCTGCTACGCGTAGCCGGGACGACGTACTCGGGGAGCTTTGAGCGGCCCTCCCGTAGGTACCCGTCCCGGCAGATCGCGTCACCATACGGCCCGCAAGGGCCCGTAGACGCCCGGCCGGATCCCGTGGGGGGAATCCGCTCCGGGGCAAGGGAAGCGCCCCGCTCCGACCCGTGGGGGGATCGGCAGCGGGGCGCTTCTGGCACCTTCTTTTTGAGGCTCGGTTCGCCTCCGGGGCGCCTCAGTCTCCCCCAGCTACCGCTGGGAGGTGCCCCCTGTCGACGGTCGACCGTGCTCAGTCGCTCGTTCCTCGCTCCCTGCGCGCGCTCTCCCTTACGACAGCGACGCGCCCCTTCGGCTCACTCGCCGGAAGACCCAAGCGCCAGAAGCTCTACGGCGCCCGGCCCAGGTCATACGAGTGCCCCCGACCCGAGCAGGGCGGGGGCACCCGGGGCGCAACGGTTGCTCTAGCGCTCCTCGACCGGGACGAAGTCGCGCTCGACCACACCCGTGTAGATCTGGCGGGGGCGGCCGATGCGGGAGCCCGGCTCTTTGATCATCTCGTGCCACTGGGCGATCCAGCCCGGCAGCCGGCCGAGCGCGAACAGCACGGTGAACATCTCCGTCGGGAAGCCCATCGCCCGGTAGATCAGACCGGTGTAGAAGTCCACGTTCGGGTAGAGCTTGCGCTCCACGAAGTAGTCGTCCGCGAGCGCGTGCTCCTCCAGCTTGAGCGCGATGTCGAGCAGCTCGTCGGACTTGCCGAGCGCGGAGAGGACATCGTGCGCCGCCGACTTGATGATCTTCGCCCGGGGGTCGAAGTTCTTGTAGACGCGGTGCCCGAAGCCCATGAGCTTCACGCCGTCTTCCTTGTTCTTCACCTTGCGGATGAAGGTGTCGACGTCGCCGCCCGAAGCCTGGATGCCCTCGAGCATCTCCAGCACGGACTGGTTGGCGCCGCCGTGCAGGGGGCCCCACAGGGCGTTGATGCCCGCCGAGATGGAGGCGAACATATTGGCCTGCGAGGAGCCGACCAGCCGGACCGTGGAGGTCGAACAGTTCTGCTCGTGGTCGGCGTGCAGAATCAGCAGCTTGTCGAGCGCGGAGACCACGGTCGGGTCGAGGTCGTACTCCTGCGCGGGGACCGAGAAGGTCATCCGGAGGAAGTTCTCGACATAGCCGAGGTCATTACGCGGGTAGACAAAGGGGTGGCCGACCGACTTCTTGTACGCATACGCGGCAATGGTCGGCAGCTTGGCCAGCAACCGGGTCGTCGAGAGGTTGCGCTGCTTCTCGTCGAAGGGGTTGTGGCTGTCCTGGTAGAAGGTCGACAGCGCGCTGACCACGGAGGACAGCATCGCCATCGGGTGGGCGTCACGCGGGAAACCGTCATAGAACCGCTTGACGTCCTCGTGGAGCAGCGTGTGGCGGGTGATGTCCCCACGGAATGCCGCCAGTTCATCGACGGTCGGCAGCTCCCCGTTGATCAGCAGGAAGGCCGTCTC
This genomic interval from Streptomyces asiaticus contains the following:
- a CDS encoding citrate synthase, yielding MSDNSVVLRYGDGEYTYPVVDSTVGDKGFDIGKLRAQTGLVTLDSGYGNTAAYKSAITYLDGEQGILRYRGYPIEQLAERASFLETAFLLINGELPTVDELAAFRGDITRHTLLHEDVKRFYDGFPRDAHPMAMLSSVVSALSTFYQDSHNPFDEKQRNLSTTRLLAKLPTIAAYAYKKSVGHPFVYPRNDLGYVENFLRMTFSVPAQEYDLDPTVVSALDKLLILHADHEQNCSTSTVRLVGSSQANMFASISAGINALWGPLHGGANQSVLEMLEGIQASGGDVDTFIRKVKNKEDGVKLMGFGHRVYKNFDPRAKIIKSAAHDVLSALGKSDELLDIALKLEEHALADDYFVERKLYPNVDFYTGLIYRAMGFPTEMFTVLFALGRLPGWIAQWHEMIKEPGSRIGRPRQIYTGVVERDFVPVEER
- a CDS encoding Gfo/Idh/MocA family protein, which produces MTQQGTLGVAVIGTGKMGADHVRRINDVISGARVAAVVDIDEARAKAVADTADGCQAFTDPAAAMAAPGVDAVLIASPGPAHEAALLSAFERDLPVLCEKPLTPDSASALRVLEAEQRLGHRRVQVGFMRRYDTEFMKLKALLAGGELGRPLLLHCRHRNASVHSYFTNEMMITDSVVHEMDQSRWLLEQEIAAVTVLKPTPSSLSPEPLSDPQLVVFETTGGAIVNVEIFATCGFGYQVQAEAVCERGTARVGDAHGMLVNRPGTWGGEIAPDFVARFEEAYDREVQSWVNATRRGEVEGPSTWDGYAATAVSEAGVRAQATGQRTAVEMIERPALYS
- a CDS encoding helix-turn-helix transcriptional regulator, whose translation is MTDRRLWSYKEIAAHIGVQTDTVRSYRKHGLLPPPDHVEGGKPYWYADTIRSWVVRRPGNRRARRDGKD
- a CDS encoding heavy metal translocating P-type ATPase, translated to MTSTAPPAGSAADTTATADGPSQVELAIGGMTCASCAARVEKKLNRLDGVTATVNFATEKAKVSYGAGIEVADLIATVVKTGYTAEEPRPAVPEPRTPEGAAAPEADPRGEAAPDSLRHRMLVSLALSLPVVVLAMVPSLQFDNWQWLSLTLAAPVVVWGGAPFHKAAWTNARHGAATMDTLVSIGTLAALGWSAWALFFGHAGMPGMRHGFDLTVSRTDGSSSIYLEAAAGVTALILLGRYLEAKSKRRAGAALRALLELGAKDVAVLRGGKEVRIPVGELAVGDRFVARPGEKIATDGTVVEGSSAVDASMLTGESVPVDVGVGDAVAGATVNASGRIVVEATRVGADTQLSRMAKLVEDAQNGKAEVQRLADRVSGIFVPIVLLIAVGTLLGWLLTTGDAAAAFTAAVAVLIIACPCALGLATPTALMVGTGRGAQLGILIKGPEVLESTRRVDTVVLDKTGTVTAGQMRLRGAVTAPGVDERELLRLAGALEHASEHPIARAIADGAAERIGDLPAPADFRSEPGLGVQGTVDGHAVLVGREKLLGAWAIELPEDLAAAKAAAESEGQTAVAVAWDGAARGVLLVADAVKETSAEAVAQLRALGLTPILLTGDNRLVAEAVAREVGIDDVIAEVLPQDKVDVVKRLRDEGRTVAMVGDGVNDAAALATADLGLAMGTGTDAAIESGDLTLVRGDLRVAADAIRLARRTLGTIKGNLFWAFGYNVAALPLAAAGLLNPMIAGAAMAFSSVFVVTNSLRLRTFTASP
- a CDS encoding heavy-metal-associated domain-containing protein, with the protein product MRTDRHAHPTQENPMSSEAVTTVYKVTGMTCGHCEGAVTEEVGALDGVTSVKAVASTGQVTVVSAAPLDDETVRAAVDEAGYELAGRA
- a CDS encoding sugar phosphate isomerase/epimerase family protein, which encodes MTADASPVPALDRIRVGSAPDSWGVWFPDDDQQVPWQRFLDEVTEAGYEWIELGPYGYLPTDPARLTEETGRRGLTVSAGTVFTSLHRGPEVWDATWEHVSQVAELTRAMNAKHLVVIPSFWRDDKTAELIEPPKLTAEQWRHLSTGMERLGREVRERFGLDIVVHPHADTHIDTEENVARFLDATDADLVNLCLDTGHYAYCGGDSVKLIETYGERIGYLHLKQVDPEILADVVKNGVPFGPAVQRGVMCEPPNGIPELGPVLTAAQNLDVDLFAIVEQDMYPCPPGQPFPIAERTRRFLRSCGA
- a CDS encoding MMPL family transporter produces the protein MTDVNRPPEDRIGGWTRLVTARPRLSLLIALIFTALAVVAGSGVADRMGSGGWEDPASESAYATKALEKRFPASQPNLILLVDSGKKAVDDPAVAAEARALAKKLSGEKAVTGVTSYWTTGAPSLRARDRGEAIIAARILGDESAAGKALERIAPHYRGAHGPVEVRVGGMVAVRHELQSTIQEDLLRAEMIALPITLVLLVMVFGSAVAALLPLGVGIIAILGTDAVLRGLTEFTDVSVFAQNLTTALGLGLAIDYALFIVRRFREELGRGAEKLPAVAATLRTAGRTVLFSALTVAASLAAMLVFPQYFLRSFAYAGIAVVLIAATAALVVLPAALILLGDRVNALDLTRLLRRGRPARGGEPGAGWARLARLVMRRAPVFALATVAGLVALGLPFLRVEFGTADDRQLPSSAESHVVQQHIREGFPGGPGGAVEVLAEGGSIGTKALADYSAKVSALPQVLRVDSPAGRFADGRRVAEPGPAEAARLSDGSAEITVQPKGEAVDTASQDLVRTIRAQEPSFTTSATGTAAVLVDTKDSIADRLPWAAAIIVAVTLLLVFLLTGSVLIPIQAVLLNALSLTAMFGAVVWVFQDGHLSGPLAFTTSGDIETTLPVLMFCVAFGLSMDYGVFLLSRIKEEYDRTGDHQAAVEFGLRRTGGLITAAALILAVVMVGIGTSRVTNTKMLGLGIALAVLMDAMVVRGLLVPAVMKLTGRATWWAPGPLRRLHTRFGLSEGESTDAATGGEADGRRCGGKGGPHGKGGPHGEDKAHGEDGAHGEDKVHDEDGVRGEGEKARDRDRVSTGR
- a CDS encoding TetR/AcrR family transcriptional regulator, coding for MSESKADQSDETAKPRRRQARGERRIQQLLDAAASVFCRTGYTSASTNAIAREAGVSPGTLYQFFPNKEAIAVELGERLNRRMLETHGVAFTLENAALPLRELLDAVLDPMIEFNCANPAFLTLLQSSDAPGHFLEEHATLHDSIQDRISELIGARSPDLSPERRTQTANMAFALFKAGLGLILGHEGAERDAYVAELKSALYGYLAPALGTEGVPAQP